CTGCTCATGGTAGCTTATTATGTAACTCGGAGAGATTTAGAAGGCATCTAACCCTTGACAGTACATGTCCCAGATGCAAAGCTTACGGGGAAGATGAGGACCACGTTTTAAGGCAGTGCATTTACGCTAGGCAGGTTTGGCAAAGACtgattgataattccaagcaCCTGAGCTTCTTTTCATTAGACAATTTTGTCCCTTTAATATATCTTTTTCAATACTTTAATttcattcttttaaaatttcaaaagtttagtTCTTTAcgtttttatgtattttaacagtaaaatcataaatttttaacagaacactttaattatttttattttaaaactaaaagatCAAATTTTAATTCCGAATCAAGGGGATGCAAATATAAAGTATGATAAATAATGCTCTTTATAGTATTGTTATAGTATTTAAACTCATTAAATGTCTTAAgaattaataacaattaaaatttaatgtgaCTTTGTACAGTAATTATATGTACATAACAACTTTTATCCTATCCTACCTATAGTAGTATTACTATTTAATATATAACAAACATAATATCAAAATCACGGAATACTAGAAATTTATATACTATCAAATTAAATGTCTTTCTTAATCTTACTTACATTAGTAGAATCCCTGCGATTTGAATGATGTTTCTGTTGTTTTGCTGTAGTAATACAAATTGATTGCACATTCGGCGAGACTTGCCGGACAGGGCTCTTAACTCCGCATAGCTTGTGCTTGATCCGCCATGGGAACAATATTTCTAAACCGCACCCTTTCTTCATAGACTTGGAAGAATACGATCGTCCCACTGTTTGCGAAACATATTCCTCGACGTAATCTTTGCAAAGATACGGAAACTTATAGTTCGTATTGTTATTCGATGAATATAATACGGATGATGCAGCTAATGCAGTAGCATCGGGAAGAAATCTTTCGATCATGTAATTTGAAAGATCGCTATGATCGGAAGAGTTCATACGCTCTAAATTTAACCTATCTAATCCGGAGTGCTCGTCGTCTTCAGCTTTCTGAACAATGTCGATTGCTTCCGTTAATGATAGCACTTCTACCGCGTCGGAAAACATATCATATGCGTCTTCATCGTTACTATCATCAATATCTGCATCGCAACTACCATCCCGACAATGATTGTAGACATCATCGTTGTTTATAGTTGCGCCTTTCTTCTCTGGTGGTTCCCATCTGCACGGCGGGAGCCTCGGACGAGGCGTGTCTCCGTCATGGACATCATTTTGCTCGGTGTTCTTTGGTTTTCCAGGCGTTTGTTCCCAGCAGAATGGGATCCCATTCCTCGAATGCTGTGAAAGGATGACAGAACTTGTACGAGGTGAACCTCCGAGGCGTCTAGTGGACAAGAGCGGCAAATTGAAGTCGAGCTTTCTGGGACAATTTGTATCCATAGCTTCTCCATCCATCAGCTCAACAATAGATCAACTTGAAAGCTTAAGAAGAATGAAAAGATTTGATAGAAAGTAGTTGAATGATATTATCAGAAAGCAGCTGAAACTATAGGT
This region of Mercurialis annua linkage group LG1-X, ddMerAnnu1.2, whole genome shotgun sequence genomic DNA includes:
- the LOC126686242 gene encoding uncharacterized protein LOC126686242, with translation MDGEAMDTNCPRKLDFNLPLLSTRRLGGSPRTSSVILSQHSRNGIPFCWEQTPGKPKNTEQNDVHDGDTPRPRLPPCRWEPPEKKGATINNDDVYNHCRDGSCDADIDDSNDEDAYDMFSDAVEVLSLTEAIDIVQKAEDDEHSGLDRLNLERMNSSDHSDLSNYMIERFLPDATALAASSVLYSSNNNTNYKFPYLCKDYVEEYVSQTVGRSYSSKSMKKGCGLEILFPWRIKHKLCGVKSPVRQVSPNVQSICITTAKQQKHHSNRRDSTNVSKIKKDI